The following proteins are co-located in the Primulina tabacum isolate GXHZ01 chromosome 11, ASM2559414v2, whole genome shotgun sequence genome:
- the LOC142518067 gene encoding kinesin-like protein KIN-12C isoform X3 produces MMGETDNMNEKLGADRGITYRTFEYLFTRITKEEEDRKNERLSYSCKCSFLEIYNEQIIDLLEPLSTNLQLREDLKKGVYVENLTKYSVGTANEVLKLLQQGAANRKIAATHMNSESSRSHSVFTCIIESRWEKDSTVHLRFGRLNLVDLAGSERQKSSGAEGDRLKEAANINKSLSTLGMVIMSLVDLAHGKHRHVPYRDSRLTFLLQDSLGGNSKTTIIANISPSTCSAYETLSTLKFAQRAKLIQNNAKINEDASGDVIALQHQIQQLKCQLSFLMKYQHASPKPIDFAPDSENYSLGYFPGRYETFDETNVYGKHKIPRGGIRKQTKYLEDTLSGALHREKLTEMDVKRLKAEIERMNNLVHQQEEEAQRTKLMLRLRDEKIQHLESLLDGPVCADKFYQDENNALREEIKQLREKIDRNPEVDRLELEIFRLREQIRLYRDFSEQGERERLLDEISGLHSQLLELLEVDKSCVNQQCPSTKGLEVERELQRCKEMNTELIRQVDELQQQLGNSMNCNQDTFDSIENSLPSENLVDEATSSNDQYDEFYHNANGQNKKLNCDNVHKQLMGAQSLLKTLKLGHVQHKEPESVQPRNEKVIKIQDNGEIMMRELEDKCKGYDRDISSSGNTNPNAAIKGKEATGTVTLQAKLDELYGELKEAQILNGQYIREHTTWLSKDYETKLVQNEVEFEATKTIIHLQEEMDRLQKDFQMRLCSLTQQNLNLESSISNKEEELKYVCSKWESATLELTTFLIDGSTSLGDAARQITSISHSFPSANGWVSEHVERAAKICLEKEQTILLLQKSLEDAQKNVLQMEQKLYSLKGATVLLTKYQQSENYSSGEKLQCFKISDDSTDAKEFPERKPLPKEGQITENRAYGALLAKNVLSKYSIDNIRGSADTILSLTHKNAFGTGDIDTEAASANLSLSETEEAVNGSCIDDQLSSMTACFHQAMNKLFHVDSTESFVQMDGWAPDCSNSCSDSSVQSAGDGDKSSSSNIYGCGNKLTEPILEPKSDEVTHFSHNTACLLFKKEFTKAYKTFGKLKEFVAVSVHEKNQSCAAEVLKLSNQDAIENSIKRLGDVHDQHASRRVDSSSQKLGELADEGYVYPTANFLTKIEEAYETMEEADYILKAMLKANEKANVMTEMWKQSGKELMADKENLIEEIQQLKFCILLKDGENEVLRDQIQFSFIEIANILNSLEDFFIQMQTALGLSACSDGNKVVEETRSFFCRSKSWLDALFCKALQSDISMLVLQCRMGEYVHRFRRINKTTKADRSPFQEHSLITNKLGISNISWDDNTTSHPVKCQSEGDHVADKLGTEIKEFNPVHIDTVNKNSKLERELERKDILLKGLLFDFSLLQELASHRKDIKDEIEKLILASNEVQNELQIKRVQLDDMQAKNAKAEDRMAEAALALFNSKSELDQATEMSNVLSEQNVELKVLLKDLYLKNSEAEQLVEEQREAIKNLEKEIIRLSSSPEKHLVPSTEDVENSLTRVTAERDQLFEKLCSLQDRLDMACALADENQAVAAEARQESEGSKMYAEQKEEEVKILERSVEELECTINVLEKKVQEMEEEIQKHCTLKETLELELQALRRRLSTVEDFTESMQSDSTNSVLIEDQLSSKLHVKAFEANEAHCRIRFLEEKNAEQDHKINQFKDYISELVLHAEAQASQYQQKYKNLEAMVREVKPELFVSVGPTIESADKISTKTRGSSSPFRCIASLVQQVNQEKDQELSNARLQIEELEALVASKHKEVCVLNTRLATAESMTHDVIRDLLSVKLDITNYANIVDKYQLQKLIKEAQHQRREFAVMEQEIVNLRSHIDELHEDKERCIIEINKSKADQLGLQIMLEQLQQRNQMLIAQNDMLKIDKSNLQKKVVKLDEMVKKLFRMQDGQHHNQQQTNSLLMWPFELDLDERLARSQKVLSRINNEFAQYRRPEDKLESRGKEKRFR; encoded by the exons ATGATGGGTGAAACTGATAACATGAATGAAAAGCTCGGTGCTGATCGTGGCATTACTTACCGTACATTCGAGTACCTATTCACGAGGATTACAAAG GAAGAAGAGGACAGGAAGAACGAGAGATTAAGCTATAGCTGCAAATGTTCTTTTCTAGAGATATATAATGAGCAAATAATAGACCTTCTCGAGCCTTTGTCCACTAATCTCCAG CTCAGAGAAGATTTGAAGAAAGGGGTATATGTTGAAAACCTTACCAAGTACAGTGTTGGAACAGCGAATGAAGTTCTCAAACTTTTGCAACAG GGTGCTGCAAATAGGAAAATAGCAGCAACTCATATGAACAGTGAGAGCAGCCGATCTCACAGTGTCTTCACTTGCATAATTGAGAGCCGGTGGGAGAAAGATTCCACGGTCCACCTTAGGTTTGGAAGATTGAATCTAGTAGATCTTGCTGGTTCTGAGAG GCAGAAAAGCTCTGGGGCAGAAGGAGATCGTTTGAAAGAAGCCGCAAATATAAATAAGTCTCTTTCAACTCTGGG AATGGTAATAATGTCTCTGGTGGATCTGGCGCATGGGAAACATCGACATGTACCCTACAGAGACTCTAGACTAACGTTTCTTCTTCAG GACTCTCTGGGTGGAAATTCAAAAACAACAATAATTGCAAACATCAGCCCATCTACCTG CTCCGCGTACGAGACTTTAAGCACTTTGAAATTTGCACAACGTGCCAAGCTTATTCAGAATAAT GCTAAAATAAATGAAGATGCTTCAGGGGATGTCATTGCATTGCAGCACCAAATCCAACAATTAAAG TGTCAGTTGTCATTCCTGATGAAGTATCAACATGCTTCACCGAAACCTATAGATTTTGCTCCAGATTCTGAAAATTATAGCCTGGGTTACTTTCCTGGAAGGTACGAGACATTTGATGAAACCAATGTGTATGGCAAGCATAAGATTCCAAGGGGAGGAATTAGGAAG CAGACGAAGTACTTGGAAGATACCTTAAGTGGTGCCCTGCATCGAGAGAAGTTGACTGAGATGGATGTCAAAAGACTGAAAGCTGAAATTGAACGGATGAATAATTTG GTTCATCAGCAAGAAGAAGAAGCTCAGCGTACCAAATTGATGCTCAGACTCCGAGATGAAAAGATACAACACTTGGAATCATTGTTGGATGGGCCAGTCTGTGCTGATAAATTTTATCAGGATGAAAACAATGCTTTACGAGAAGAAATTAAGCAGCTTCGAGAAAAAATTGATAGGAATCCAGAAGTAGATCGACTAGAACTGGAAATTTTCAGACTGCGAGAGCAAATTCGACT GTATCGAGATTTCTCTGAACAAGGAGAGAGAGAAAGATTGCTTGATGAAATATCTGGATTACACAGTCAG CTTTTAGAATTACTCGAAGTCGATAAAAGTTGTGTAAACCAACAGTGCCCTTCAACAAAG GGACTTGAAGTTGAAAGAGAGTTGCAAAGGTGCAAGGAAATGAATACCGAACTAATTAG GCAAGTTGATGAATTACAACAACAACTTGGAAATAGCATGAACTGCAACCAAGATACTTTCGACTCG ATTGAGAATAGTTTACCGAGTGAAAATTTAGTCGATGAGGCTACTTCCAGCAACGATCAatatgatgaattttatcataATGCAAATGGTCAGAATAAAAAGTTGAACTGTGACAATGTCCACAAACAGCTGATGGGTGCACAATCTTTGCTTAAAACCTTGAAATTGGGGCATGTCCAGCATAAAGAACCAGAGTCTGTGCAGCCAAGAAATGAGAAGGTGATAAAAATACAGGATAATGGGGAAATTATGATGAGAGAACTCGAGGACAAATGTAAGGGCTATGACCGAGATATTTCTAGTTCGGGAAATACAAATCCAAATGCTGCAATTAAGGGCAAAGAAGCCACTGGCACTGTGACTTTGCAAGCAAAGTTGGATGAGTTGTATGGGGAACTCAAGGAAGCACAAATACTTAATGGGCAATACATAAGAGAACATACAACATGGCTATCTAAGGATTACGAAACTAAATTAGTTCAGAATGAGGTCGAATTTGAGGCAACCAAAACTATAATACATTTACAAGAAGAGATGGATAGACTTCAAAAAGACTTTCAAATGCGTTTATGCTCCTTGACTCAACAGAATTTAAATCTTGAAAGCAGCATATCAAATAAGGAGGAAGAACTAAAATATGTCTGTTCAAAGTGGGAAAGTGCAACTTTGGAGCTAACCACCTTTCTCATTGATGGTTCTACATCCCTAGGAGATGCCGCTCGCCAAATAACAAGTATTTCTCATTCCTTTCCCAGTGCCAATGGTTGGGTCAGTGAACATGTTGAGAGAGCTGCTAAAATTTGTCTTGAAAAGGAACAAACTATTCTGCTACTGCAAAAGAGTTTGGAAGATGCACAAAAAAATGTGTTGCAAATGGAACAAAAACTATACTCCTTGAAGGGTGCGACGGTTTTGCTTACTAAGTATCAGCAGTCTGAAAATTATTCAAGTGGAGAGAAATTACAGTGCTTTAAAATATCAGATGATTCAACTGATGCAAAAGAATTTCCAGAAAGGAAACCTTTACCAAAAGAGGGCCAAATTACTGAAAATCGGGCTTATGGTGCTTTATTAGCGAAAAATGTGCTCTCTAAATATTCCATTGACAATATCAGAGGAAGTGCCGACACAATTTTATCTTTAACTCATAAAAATGCTTTTGGAACTGGAGACATTGACACTGAAGCTGCATCAGCAAATCTGAGTCTATCAGAGACTGAAGAAGCAGTGAATGGTTCTTGTATCGATGACCAATTGAGTTCTATGACTGCATGCTTTCACCAAGCTATGAATAAGCTTTTCCATGTGGATTCAACAGAATCTTTTGTACAGATGGATGGATGGGCCCCTGATTGTTCAAATTCATGCTCTGATTCTTCAGTTCAAAGTGCAGGTGATGGGGATAAGTCTTCTTCAAGCAATATATATGGATGTGGAAACAAACTAACTGAACCAATTCTTGAACCAAAGTCTGATGAAGTAACACATTTTAGCCATAATACTGCATGTTTACTTTTCAAGAAGGAATTCACAAAAGCATACAAAACTTTTGGCAAGCTAAAGGAGTTCGTGGCAGTTTCTGTTCATGAAAAAAATCAGAGTTGTGCTGCTGAGGTTTTAAAATTGTCTAATCAGGATGCAATAGAGAACAGCATTAAGCGACTCGGAGATGTACATGATCAACATGCTAGCCGAAGAGTCGACAGCAGCAGCCAAAAATTGGGAGAG TTGGCAGATGAAGGATATGTATATCCTACTGCTAACTTCTTGACCAAAATTGAAGAGGCTTACGAAACCATGGAAGAAGCTGATTACATATTAAAAGCAATGCTAAAGGCAAATGAAAAGGCAAATGTGATGACAGAAATGTGGAAGCAATCAGGAAAGGAATTAATGGCAGATAAAGaaaacttgattgaagagataCAACAGCTAAAATTCTGTATACTTCTGAAAGATGGAGAAAATGAAGTATTGCGAGATCAGATCCAGTTTAGCTTTATAGAAATAGCTAACATCTTGAATTCGCTTGAAGACTTTTTCATTCAAATGCAAACAGCTTTGGGGTTATCAGCATGCAGTGATGGCAATAAAGTTGTTGAAGAGACACGATCTTTCTTCTGCAGATCTAAATCATGGTTGGATGCCTTGTTTTGCAAGGCATTACAGAGCGATATCAGCATGCTTGTCTTACAGTGCCGAATGGGGGAGTACGTTCACAGATTCAGAAGAATTAACAAAACTACAAAGGCTGATAGATCTCCATTCCAAGAACATTCTTTAATTACAAATAAACTTGGAATTAGTAATATAAGTTGGGATGACAACACTACTTCTCATCCCGTTAAATGTCAAAGTGAAGGAGATCATGTTGCAGATAAGTTGGGAACAGAAATTAAAGAGTTCAACCCAGTCCATATTGACACTGTGAATAAAAACTCCAAACTCGAGAGGGAGCTGGAACGAAAAGATATCTTACTGAAAGGGTTACTTTTTGACTTCAGCTTGCTACAAGAATTAGCCTCCCACAGGAAAGACATTAAGGATgaaattgaaaaattaattcTTGCATCAAACGAAGTCCAGAATGAGCTACAGATCAAAAGAGTTCAGCTTGATGACATGCAAGCAAAGAATGCAAAAGCTGAAGACCGAATGGCTGAAGCTGCACTAGCTCTATTTAACTCAAAATCTGAATTAGATCAGGCAACAGAAATGTCGAATGTTTTGTCTGAGCAAAATGTGGAGTTAAAAGTTCTTTTGAAGGATCTTTACCTGAAAAACTCTGAGGCGGAGCAGCTGGTAGAAGAGCAAAGAGAAGCCatcaaaaatttggaaaaagaaaTTATTCGTTTATCTTCATCGCCAGAGAAACATTTAGTGCCTTCAACGGAAGATGTTGAAAATTCTTTAACAAGAGTGACTGCAGAGAGAGACCAACTTTTTGAAAAACTCTGTTCTTTGCAAGACAGGCTCGATATGGCATGTGCATTAGCTGATGAGAACCAAGCTGTAGCTGCAGAAGCCCGTCAG GAGTCTGAGGGAAGTAAAATGTATGCTGAGCAAAAGGAAGAGGAAGTCAAGATTTTAGAACGATCTGTCGAGGAGCTTGAATGCACCATAAACGTTTTAGAAAAAAAA GTACAAGAAATGGAGGAAGAGATACAAAAACATTGCACGCTAAAAGAAACACTAGAATTGGAACTTCAAGCACTTAGACGCAGATTATCAACTGTTGAGGATTTTACAGAAAGCATGCAATCAGATAGCACGAATTCGGTTTTGATCGAAGATCAACTTTCAAG TAAATTGCACGTCAAAGCATTCGAGGCTAATGAGGCCCATTGCCGAATAAGATTTCTTGAAGAGAAGAACGCTGAACAAGATCACAAG ATCAATCAATTCAAAGATTATATCTCTGAACTTGTATTGCATGCTGAAGCACAGGCATCACAGTACCAACAGAAg TACAAGAACTTGGAAGCAATGGTTCGTGAAGTTAAACCAGAACTGTTTGTATCTGTTGGGCCAACTATAGAAAGTGCTGATAAAATCTCAACAAAAACAAGGGGTTCTAGTTCACCATTCAGATGCATTGCTAGTTTGGTCCAGCAAGTGAATCAAGAAAAGGATCAGGAGCTGTCAAATGCTAGACTTCAAATTGAAGAGCTTGAGGCACTGGTAGCCAGTAAGCATAAAGAG GTATGCGTGCTGAATACTAGACTAGCCACTGCAGAAAGCATGACACATGATGTCATCAGGGATTTACTCAGTGTTAAGCTGGACATCACCAATTACGCT AACATAGTTGACAAATATCAACTTCAAAAGCTTATTAAGGAGGCTCAACATCAGAGACGAGAATTTGCTGTGATG GAGCAAGAAATTGTCAACTTGAGGAGTCATATTGATGAATTACATGAAGATAAAGAAAG ATGTATtatagaaatcaataaaagcAAAGCAGACCAACTTGGTTTGCAGATTATGCTGGAACAACTACAACAACGAAACCAGATGTTGATTGCACAAAACGACATGCTGAAG ATAGACAAGAGTAACCTACAGAAGAAAGTTGTCAAATTAGACGAAATGGTGAAGAAGCTATTCAGGATGCAAGACGGCCAACACCATAATCAACAGCAAACAAATAGCTTGTTGATGTGGCCATTTGAGTTAGATCTTGATGAGAGGTTGGCACGTTCACAGAAAGTTCTTTCAAGGATCAATAATGAATTTGCTCAGTATCGTAGACCTGAGGACAAACTGGAGAGCCGTGGTAAAGAAAAAAGGTTTAGGTAG